A segment of the Hyphomicrobiales bacterium genome:
TTGTAGATTACAAGGGCTAATTTGTAGCTGGGGACAAATTTTTTTAGCGGGGCCGGAAAAACCCAATGACAAGGCCGACAACCGCGACCTCGGTATCATCCTCGCGGGCACCCATTGCGATAGGCTTCTGGTGGGCAGGGTCGGTGCTCTGGGGCCAAAGCTCGATCCGGCCCCTGGTTGACCGCACCGTCTTGATAGTCCGTTCAGTCTCGCCCGCACGGCGGCGCTCGGCCACCACAACATCGCCCTCGCGCAAGGGCATGGGCGTTTCCGCGTAATCCACACAAATCACGTATTCGCCGTCAGCGACAAGCTTGTTCATTGAGTTGCCGATGACACGAAACGCTACCTGCGGAAGCCGCGCAAACCGTGGGTCCGGCGAGCTTGGCACGGGTGTTTCGTCCCCAACCAGTTGCCCATCTTCCTGCCACAATCCGGCCGCGACAAGCCCTCTGACGGGCACTTGGTTAAGATTAAAACCGCCAATTAGACTCGAATCGGCATCCCCTTGGAGCCATTCGATTTGTCGGTCTAGCGCCTTCGCAAGTTTCCCCAGATATTTCGTGTTCGCAACGTCGCCGCCCTCGATGGCTGAAATTATCTGTGGAGTAGCGCCGATCTTTCTGGCGAGTTCGGACTGATTTAGTCCCTTCGCCAGCCGGGCTTCCTTCACGCGTTTTCCTAGTTCCGACATAGCTTCGCCTATAGCGAAGGCTCTTACAAGCGGCGCGCCAAATTTAGTTGTTGCGCCGTTACAAAGATGATTGTAAAAGAGCCGTATGTCGGACGGCTTGGAACTGGCGATCAAGAGTGCGGGCAGTCAATCGAACCTCGCCCGCGCGATAGGCAAAACCCCGCAGCTGATTTCCTACTGGCACAGGAAAATCGGCCGTGTTCCGGCTGAGTACGTTCCCGACGTTGAGCGCGTGACTGGCATCCCGCGCCACCTTCTCCGGCCTGATCTGTATTCGCAGCCCGGCCCCAATCATCGCATCACGC
Coding sequences within it:
- a CDS encoding helix-turn-helix domain-containing protein, producing MKEARLAKGLNQSELARKIGATPQIISAIEGGDVANTKYLGKLAKALDRQIEWLQGDADSSLIGGFNLNQVPVRGLVAAGLWQEDGQLVGDETPVPSSPDPRFARLPQVAFRVIGNSMNKLVADGEYVICVDYAETPMPLREGDVVVAERRRAGETERTIKTVRSTRGRIELWPQSTDPAHQKPIAMGAREDDTEVAVVGLVIGFFRPR
- a CDS encoding YdaS family helix-turn-helix protein; translated protein: MSDGLELAIKSAGSQSNLARAIGKTPQLISYWHRKIGRVPAEYVPDVERVTGIPRHLLRPDLYSQPGPNHRITQGIDA